The following nucleotide sequence is from Nitratidesulfovibrio termitidis HI1.
CCGTAGGCGGCCAGCACCTCGGCGGGCACGGGTTCGCGCGCCAGGGCGGCCAGGGCGCGGGCGGCGGCCAGCTTCATTTCCTCGTTGATGGCGCTGGCGCGGGTGTCCAGCGCGCCCCGGAAGATGAACGGAAAGCCCAGCACGTTGTTGATCTGGTTGGGGTAGTCGGAGCGCCCGGTGGCCATGACCACGTCCGCGCGGGCAGCCCGGGCGTCTTCGTACGAGATTTCCGGGTCGGGGTTGGCGCAGGCGAAGATGATGGGGTTCGGGGCCATGGAGCGCACCATGTCCTGGGTGACCATGCCGCCCACGGAAAGGCCCAGGAAGCAGTCGGCGCCGCGCATGACGTCGGCAAGGCTGCCATGGTCCCGTTCCTGCGCGAATTCCAGCTTCTGCGCGTTCAGGTCGGTGCGGCCCTTGTGGATGAGCCCGCGCGAATCGAACATGAACACGTTCTTGCGCTGCACGCCGAACGATTCGAAGAACCTGGTGCAGGCGATGGCCGCAGCCCCCGCGCCGCTGATGACCAGCTTGACGTCCTCGGGCTTGCGGTTCGTCAGCTCCAGCGCGGCGATGAGCCCGGCGCCCGAGATGATGGCCGTGCCGTGCTGGTCGTCGTGGAACACCGGAATGTCCATCTGCTCGATGAGCGTCTGCTCCACCTCGAAGCACTCCGGCGCCTTGATGTCCTCAAGGTTGATGCCGCCAAAAGTGGGTTCCAGCATCTTCACGAATTCGATGATCTTCTTGGGGTCCTTCTGGTCGATGGACAGGTCGTACACGTCCACGTCCGCGAAAATCTTGAACAGGACGCCCTTGCCTTCCATCACCGGCTTGCCGGCCAGCGGCCCGATGTTGCCAAGCCCCAGCACCGCCGTGCCGTTGCTGACCACGGCCACCAGGTTGCCCTTGTTGGTGTAGTCGTAGCCCAGCGCCTCGTCGGCGTGGATGGCGCGGCACACATCGGCCACGCCGGGGGTGTAGGCCATGGAAAGATGCTTCTGGGTGGCGCAGGGCTTTACGGGAACCACCTCGACCTTACCGGGGTGGCCGCAGGAGTGGTAGCGCAGCGCCTCATCCTTGGTGAACAGGGCCATGAATGCCTCGCTTGTCGTTGACGGTGCGGAAAAAACGAAACGAACGCCGCGCCCGGCAGAGCGCCTGCCTGCGACCGGCTGCATGTCTTCACGTCCGGGCAACGTAGTGCAGCGGCGCATCCATTGCAAGCCGTGCCGCACACCGCTTGCCGCGCCGAACGAACCGGGATAGTTTCGGGAATGCTCCGTCGTCGCCTGCTTTCGCCCCTCATCCTGCCGGTGTACTCGTTCGCGGCCACCATCC
It contains:
- a CDS encoding malic enzyme-like NAD(P)-binding protein, which encodes MALFTKDEALRYHSCGHPGKVEVVPVKPCATQKHLSMAYTPGVADVCRAIHADEALGYDYTNKGNLVAVVSNGTAVLGLGNIGPLAGKPVMEGKGVLFKIFADVDVYDLSIDQKDPKKIIEFVKMLEPTFGGINLEDIKAPECFEVEQTLIEQMDIPVFHDDQHGTAIISGAGLIAALELTNRKPEDVKLVISGAGAAAIACTRFFESFGVQRKNVFMFDSRGLIHKGRTDLNAQKLEFAQERDHGSLADVMRGADCFLGLSVGGMVTQDMVRSMAPNPIIFACANPDPEISYEDARAARADVVMATGRSDYPNQINNVLGFPFIFRGALDTRASAINEEMKLAAARALAALAREPVPAEVLAAYGISELAFGVDYIIPKALDPRVIEWVAPAVAEAAMRTGVARRQLDLAAYKVELRERMQAARARIGQFIETYGLDF